One window from the genome of Magnolia sinica isolate HGM2019 chromosome 4, MsV1, whole genome shotgun sequence encodes:
- the LOC131243316 gene encoding probable serine/threonine-protein kinase PIX13, whose translation MGNCWGTPVTTTQSPGTTGISSTITGTSKTNSTEGRLSSSPSGFSSSLEDVFSHGQILPTPNLRTFTFAELKSATRNFKPDTVLGEGGFGRVFKGWVDEKTYAPARIGSGMVIAVKKLNPESLQGLKEWQSEVDFLGRLSHPNLVKLLGYCWEDKELLLVYEFMQRGSLENHLFRRGSAVEPIPWNIRLKIAIGAARGLAFLHTSEKQVIYRDFKASNILLDSDYNAKISDFGLAKNGPSAGDSHVTTRVMGTYGYAAPEYVATGHLYVKSDVYGFGVVLLEMLSGQRALDNNRPNGQHNLVDWAKPFLSERRKLARVMDPRLEGQYPSKGATQAAQLTLRCLAAEPKNRPSMKEVVETLEEIQAIRVRPKESKTSSARQVGHRHTHHQPPPNRSPIHPQINGIGTGGRTHHQLPPKLR comes from the exons ATGGGGAATTGCTGGGGGACTCCAGTTACAACGACTCAGAGCCCAGGAACTACCGGAATTTCAAGCACAATCACAG GAACGTCAAAGACCAACAGCACTGAAGGGCGGCTTTCAAGTAGCCCCAGCGGGTTCTCGAGCAGCTTGGAAGATGTGTTTTCTCATGGACAGATCCTACCCACTCCCAATTTGAGGACATTCACTTTCGCCGAATTGAAGAGCGCGACAAGGAATTTCAAACCCGATACAGTTCTCGGAGAAGGGGGCTTTGGAAGAGTTTTCAAAGGGTGGGTCGATGAGAAGACATACGCACCAGCGAGGATCGGAAGTGGGATGGTGATCGCGGTGAAGAAATTGAATCCAGAGAGCTTGCAAGGATTAAAAGAATGGCAG TCGGAGGTGGACTTCTTGGGGAGGCTTTCTCATCCAAACCTTGTGAAGCTCTTGGGATACTGTTGGGAAGATAAAGAACTTCTCTTAGTATATGAATTCATGCAGAGAGGGAGTTTAGAAAATCACCTTTTTAGAA GAGGGTCTGCTGTTGAGCCAATTCCGTGGAACATACGGCTCAAGATAGCCATAGGCGCGGCCCGAGGACTTGCCTTTCTCCACACTTCTGAAAAGCAAGTTATATACCGGGATTTCAAAGCATCAAATATCTTGCTTGATTCg GATTACAACGCAAAAATTTCTGATTTCGGGCTGGCTAAAAATGGTCCATCTGCGGGAGATTCACATGTTACCACAAGAGTCATGGGCACTTATGGATACGCAGCACCAGAGTACGTTGCTACAG GCCATCTCTACGTCAAGAGCGACGTCTATGGTTTTGGGGTGGTGTTGCTAGAGATGCTTTCAGGCCAACGAGCGCTCGACAATAACCGCCCGAACGGGCAACACAATCTGGTAGACTGGGCGAAGCCATTTCTATCAGAGCGGAGAAAGCTAGCACGGGTAATGGACCCCCGGCTGGAGGGCCAGTATCCATCAAAAGGTGCAACCCAAGCGGCCCAGCTCACTCTTAGATGCCTTGCAGCAGAGCCGAAGAATCGACCATCCATGAAAGAAGTTGTGGAGACTTTGGAGGAGATCCAAGCCATCAGGGTCAGGCCCAAGGAATCTAAGACCAGCTCTGCCCGTCAGGTGGGCCACCGTCATACCCACCACCAACCGCCACCCAACCGTTCCCCGATTCATCCACAGATCAACGGCATTGGCACCGGAGGTCGCACCCATCATCAGCTCCCTCCAAAATTGAGGTAA